The following is a genomic window from Anopheles aquasalis chromosome 3, idAnoAquaMG_Q_19, whole genome shotgun sequence.
tcgtTTATTGACTCCGTCTCTTACCGCGACCGCCCGTTAATGCTTTGCCTCGAAACTCGGTACGACACATCCacaaaatgatgataatgagcgATGATTACcagggtgatggtgatgaggatgaggatgataatGTAGACAAACGCTTGGTTTAGTGTGTTTACATAATGATCGCAGtgatggaatggattttcatCGGCTTCCCGATATGATTACCTGATGGTGGCTTGCAATCTGGCGAGCGGAAGGCATCGTCAGCATGAGGTCATGATCCGGCGCCAGCGACTGCATCCGGGGTAAATCAAAATCAGCCATTGGAGGGGTgcctaaaacaaaacatgaagCACATTAGTAAACATTAGCACACGGCACGCACGGATCCCCAATCCCGGAACACCGCCGATGCGCAGTATTATCATGGATGGTTGGCGACAATTTCAGCTCCACACGccccaccactaccactgcgCCGCTGTCGAATTATTTGTCCTCTAATATCTGCCCGCCGCGGGTCACCAAGAACCTGTTGCTTTTCGCGCACGAAATCCGTTCACAGCACGAGACCCTCAGCATCCGATACTTACGGCGTGTTTCGATGGTTAGGCGGCTAGTTCGGAACGGTCGTAACGAAGGGAAACCAAATATTTACTGCAATCTCTAAACTTATTAAAGTAAGACAGGAAATTATTCATAGATCCCGGGAGGACGATGCAACGTGAAGGTGTGTCAACTAACCAGGGTAGGTCGtttcgaacaaaacaaaatgaatgaaCTATTGTGACAATTAGGGGTagttgtgtttgtttacatcggGGCGATGCTGTTTTTGcgaaatttgatttgaaacacGTGGCCGGTGGTTCAGTTTCACaccattttattccatttctcACATGATTCTGCGGTTTGTTACGGGTTCAAAATTGCCAAAGGAAAGTACACGCGTTTTGAGATTGAAGATGATAGCAAGAGAAAGTGAGATAGATAGGGAGGGAAGAGAGATATGGTATAAATCAATACTGTGCGAACACTGATTATTATGATAttgaactaaaaaaaaagggctgaTAAATTGGTATGCTCTCAGGCGCAATATCTCTGGCGGTATACATGAACACCGAAAAACCTAGGATTGTATATCAATGATGATCATTGCTAGCGAACACGTGCGTGAAACGAGCCGCGAGTCTTATCCTTTCCCTAAGCACCAAGATTCCAACTCATTGCTGCATCGCAACTGGTAACCGGAGTTCTATTCAAAAGGGGTTGCCTCCTGCTGTTGTGGTAgcttttcttctcctgctctctGCTGGGTCCTGCGCCCATCCATCGCTTCCTGGGATGAAATGGTTTGCCCCCACCCTTTCCATGATGTTCCTTTTTCACTAATGATCTTATGGTATCTGGCGAGTTATACGATATAAATTGTCGATCACACAAACTATTCTCTGCACTTCTTTGGTAACTTATACGTTATAGAATATATATTTACACCTATGTACCTAAACGTAGACAGTGGAAGATTGAAGAACACCTCGCCACCGGCACGCGTCCTCTTGGTATCTATAAAAGGAGTCTTGAGATTGTACTACGATAAATGCATTCTtgcttgcgttttttttttgtcctcaAAAATTGTCATTTGTTTGCCTCTCGCTCGTTTCCAGTTTTCCAAATTCCGAAGGTAGATGTTGGATCAAATGAAAAACGTTCGCCGCGCCGCGTTCTAAGCTTAAACTAGTCCTCGGAAGTCGCAGATATCATCGAATATATGGAGAGAAActattcaaaacaaaaccgaatcgGACTAATCATAGGGAAAAAGGAGAGCGGAATGGTCTACTACTCATGTTTGTTCGCTTCTTCGCGTTGCTCCAATCAGAAGTGATATTTGTTCTCGATCCAGCTGTATATGGATGCCTGCGAACGGCTCACCCACTCCACGTTGGCTGCCACCGTACTCAGCGTCATGTTCAGTAGCTTCAGGCCAGGTCCGTCGCCAAAACGATTTACAAGCGACTTAAGCTATGGGAAGATAAGCAACGGAAAGATGTGTATAACCATATATAGCATATACCAAGCATTTACATACCTCATCGTAGTCGAACTTGGTCGAACCGTACTGCGTGATGGCGGAAATGACGCGAGCAAACTGTACCGTACCACGTCCAAGTTTGGACTGGAAGTCGAACCATTTCGCCTGCAAAAACCGGCAAGCCATTGCACCACCCGTGGGCGTACCGGCGATCGCGTCCAGCACCTGCACGATCTCGAACACCGGTAGAGTGATCACGTGCGAGAGCAATCGGTTCTGCAGCCAGGCATCTTTCGTCACCCCGAGCGCCCGCAGCAGCTCCATTCGTTCCTCGAGCACGGAACTTCGCTCGCGACGCACGGCCATGTAGCGATCCCAGCAAAACTGCCAGTACTGGAACTCCCCGGACAGCACGGACCCAATGTAGGCGACCGAGCGCAAATTCGGTGGTATCGGTACGGAGTTTGCCGTGAAATTCGACACTAAACTCTTGGCGAACTTGATCGTGTCCGTCTCTTCCCAAAGTGTCGCACTGAGCATCAGCACCGGGCGCAGCAGCTTGGTTTCCTCTTCGCCGGCATCCTCCCAACCGATTGTCTGTATCGATTTGGCCAAATTTTGCCGCACATATTCGGCCAACACCAGGTAGCATTCGGAGTACTTCAGGATCTTGCGCCATTTCTCAAGGTGATTCGTACCGAGCGCTATCGGGCCCCATTCCTTTTCCTTGGGGAAGTACGAAATTAGCTCCATTGCGGCATGGCACGGTATCAGATTGGCGTGACACAGGGTGAAAATATCCGACACCAAACCAACGCGATCCTGTAAAGAAACGTCGTGTTTTAGATATCAGTACACTGGCAATAGAACAGTGAattgcaacggaacggaacgcaagaAACACTTATCACTCAACAGCATATCAAACGTCTGACCCTTTCATCAATAATCGCACGCACAGGATTGCTAATTTCTAACAAATCGATATTAGACCAAACATTTCAAATCGGTTGAGACCTACGATACGATAGTCACAAACCATTGATTGCCGTATGTAGAAAAGGTTTTTTGGAAGCTATGCGTCCCGGTTCTAAATGATACAACGAAAAATGGGTCAAACGGCTCCGATCGTTAACCATACCTGGGTACTAAACACTTCATTGTTGGTGTGCAGTTGGTTGACTAATTTGTTCAAATTGGTCTCATCGTACAGCACTCGGTAATATCCTGTTTGACCATAGTTTAGCTTGACCCACTCGGGAGTGTGGTTCAGTGTTATAACCGCTGTTAtcacaaaaagagaaaacgggTTAATGCGACATCGATCACCGATAGATTGATCGTCATGCTTACCTTCGCTCGAATTTAGCCAAACACTCAAACTCGACTGTTGTTCATGTTGTTCGATGTCCTCATGCGctgttccatttccgttcagCACATCCGTGGTGTAGTGAACCGGGAAGATCCATCTCGAACCAGCTTTCGTATCTCCCGTTGGTGCAATAgtagtggtcgtcgtcgtggtcgtgatcGTACTTCGTCCTCCAGCCGTTTCATCTCCTTCGATTTCTTCCATCGGCTCATCGTAGATGGCGAGATACTCGGCCGGCCGGAAGTCCGTCTGGTGTACGGTTAAACTGGTCCCGTTCAATGTCACGTTCAGCAGAGGAAAAGCCGCCGCATTGGTCCACTGGATCATCATTTCCTTGACGAAGCGACTATTGTTCACCTgcttcgcgcacagcacccaCAGGTCGGCCGGTTCGGCCGTCTGGAACTGATACGTTCGCAGGAATTTGCCCAAACACTGGCGAAAGTTGCGCTCCCCGATAGCCGACTGTAGCATCGACAGCAGCGAAGCCGATTTGTCGACGAAAAACGGATCATTGTCGCCGGTATCGCTAGCACCGGCACTGATGCTATCCCAGCCCTGCAACGCATCGATATCGAGTGCCTTGGTCAGCGTGTCGATCAGAAACAGCTCCTTCATCGGCCACAGCGGCTGAATGGTGGACAGCAGAAAGCGGCTCAGGTAGCGTATCAATCCCTCCCAGAGCCACTTGTGCTTCCAGGCCTTCGGTGAGATCAGCCCACCAAAGTACTGCTTCACGATGCCCTCCGATATCTTGACCACCGACATGTGGTACTCTTTCGCCGAGATACTGTTCGGTTCGTTGAGGAAGGACGTGCGGCAGACAATCAAACCCAGCGAGCTCGACAGATCGTCCAGCAACGACGGGAGGGCTACAAAGTCTAGCTTCGACAGCGGGTACGCTACCGACAGCCACTGCTGTAGGTACTCCAGAATGTCCCGTGACGTGTGCAGTATGAAGGATCCCTTGGCGATGTGGGTTTCCGGTGCGTAGAAACTGTAGGCCGGAGCCGTCCTGATTAGTGACGTTTCGCCAGCCCACATAATTTCCCGCTCCTCTCCCACCAGAGTCGTCGTGCTGCCATCGATCGGATGAGCGGTTACTACGTTGATTtcctccggtgccggttctTTTGTCGGCAGATTGTTGGTGAGTTTAAACAGATTCTTCGACAACAGTACGGCGGTCAGATTGCGGAAcggtttcctttcgcttttgcttGCCACCTTGGGAACTTTCGCTGGAACAATCGGCTTACTTCCGGCGGCTACATTAGTCGCTTTGCTCGCATTCACACGCTGATACTTGGACGACGGTTCCAGCAATTCTCGCTTAAAGTCACTGATGACCCAGGATACGGAATCCGGTGGCAGGGGTGGCGTCTCGGCGAAATCGTCTCGTAGCTGGAATGCGGAATCACGCGCAATGATAAGATTTAAGCTTCTCGACGCTTCGCGCACTGGTAAAGATCACTCACCAGACCGGTTCCCATGTAAAATCCAACATCATCCGTATCTTGCACGATGGAGTTCGACAGACCTATGTGGAAGCGATCTCGGAAGAGCGATATCTTGAATGCTGCCCGAAGATGGGGTTCATCAAAGCATGGGAATGCTTTCCGGGTACTGCCCGGTTTCAGCACCGTTGCTGCTAACGTTCTACAAGAcgcaaaatggaaacgaaattgTTCCTGAATCAATACAGTCGCGAAAAAAGAACCAGTAAGGCGTACTTTTTCATATCGAAATCCCCCTCGAATTGATCCAGTATCATCTTCGAGTGCCACCGTATGCTCAGGGTGTAGTTTGCCTTTTTCCGTAGCTTTTCCCTCGTCTCGATGTACAGCTGCTGGCGCGGAGTGTACTCCAGCATTCGCAGAATCTTCAAGGCAAATCCTTTCGGTCCCACCAGTGCCTGGCGCGGGGAACAACGTTGTGAATGGGAAACGAACGGGAGGGTTAGCTGCATGTTTTATACAAAATCCTGGCTCGCATGAGATAGGTCACCTTTTCCGTAATGTTAAGATCCTGCGCGTGTAGCACGACGAAGTTGGTTTCCTTCTCGACGTACAGCTCTATCGATACCTGGCCTGTGTGTTAATTATGAAACGAAACACCGACATGTTTTATTTAACTCATCGGTTTACCGGTCCCCCGGTCACCTTACCCTTTACGTCGAGCGTCGTCAGATTGGGATGGATGGTCAGGATGTAGCGATTCGGTTTAACGTTGTTCGGTAACGTGGGCAGCAGCCACGGAAATGGTTGCCCATTGGTGGCGATCGGTTGAAACGGTTCCGAGCTGTTGTACCCATCGGGTACGTACCCGGGTGGTATTTTTCCCGCGCAAGGACATACTGTAAAGAATCGTAAAACAATCATTAttgagcctttttttctctcaaaaaCCCTCCATTTTGCGTCGTATGCTCTCACCTGTTTGTGGACCCGCATAAGCTATCACGAGGGCAGTggctggaaaagaaagaaaaacaaagcaaccaaacaTTTCAGAAACTTTTCGGCAAACGCAAAACGGGACGCAGCATGCCACAGTATGGACTTGCTCTGCTCGCAGTTGCTATCCGGCGGATAATTACCCAGCAATGTTCCCAGCACTATCGCCGTCACCAGCAGTGCCCGCTTCTGTGAACAAACGGCTACACCATCACGTACCGGTCGCGACGAGCTATCGCCACCTGTGGAACAGAAATGGAGTTGGTTTTTTACATTAATCTTGTGGTCTCATCTACTTTCCATCCGACAGACTCCATTCACTTCTCACGCAAGAGGTCAGAAAGTAAGAGAAGGAGCTCTCTAGACAGATACGCACGATAAGAGGCGTTAGCAGGATATAAACGAGAAGCAGTAAATTGCGTAAAAACCCATGAATGATGACAACACACATAACACAACAGCCACACAGTaaagggtgatggtgatggtcagtgaaatgaaaaagaaagaaagaggaaacaaaggaaaaacaccgACAACACCGAAGCAGAAAGGATTCGATTGCTACAAGAATAAACAAGCGAGACCGGACCACCGGTTCGGACCCGCGTGGAAAGCAAAGGAAAGCCGGTTTTGGCGTTGATGAGCTGTAAATACCTGTCAGGAATGCATCGTCGTCAGAGTCTGGCTCCGTCATGCCGATGCGTTCTCTGCGCCACGGTTTGCTGTTTGGGCCCCCACTGCCGACGACCGATACCTTAACGGGTCCCCCCCTTCTTTGCTCACCAGCCAATACGGCGGCTGCTTATGGTGGCGGTGCGGCGCGCGGTAgtgaagaggaaaaggaggatgATGGAGGAGGGTGACAGGGTTACAGAAGAATCCAAATTCGGGGCATCGGGTGCATCAGGCACGAGACACAACGGGCAGGAGCACTATATAGTAAGACACCGGAGGGGCTACTAGCGCGGATGGCCACCAAAAGCTGGTTCCGCCTGCCTGTAAGCGTGACTGTGTGTATGTTCGTTCGTGTGTGTTTCTAGTGGAAATCGTGGAAAACAGCGGAAGCGGAGTAGTAGAGAGaggtagcgcgcgcgcgtgcacgtGTCTGCGGGACTATGTTTGCGGCATTGCTTGGCAAGGTGGCTTGCTTTAGTGTTCCTGCCTCAAGAGGCAGCGCCAGACGCAATAATCGAACTTAAAAGCCTCCCCACTTCACACCACACACttccgttttcggttcgaGCGGCGAGCGGCGTTCTGCAGTGGTAACACACGACCcaccgttttttggggggggggggggggggctaaggAGCCAACGGTGGAGCGGCGgtgttcaaaataatcaaacttCTTTGACCCTTTTGACGGCAGCAATATCTAGTCACAATGGCGTGCAAACGATGCCAA
Proteins encoded in this region:
- the LOC126577918 gene encoding aminopeptidase N isoform X1, with translation MKRRNDYKVAMAESVELEPLGGMDKLSETTDSKKRNGINKFAAVLAGEQRRGGPVKVSVVGSGGPNSKPWRRERIGMTEPDSDDDAFLTGGDSSSRPVRDGVAVCSQKRALLVTAIVLGTLLATALVIAYAGPQTVCPCAGKIPPGYVPDGYNSSEPFQPIATNGQPFPWLLPTLPNNVKPNRYILTIHPNLTTLDVKGQVSIELYVEKETNFVVLHAQDLNITEKALVGPKGFALKILRMLEYTPRQQLYIETREKLRKKANYTLSIRWHSKMILDQFEGDFDMKKTLAATVLKPGSTRKAFPCFDEPHLRAAFKISLFRDRFHIGLSNSIVQDTDDVGFYMGTGLLRDDFAETPPLPPDSVSWVISDFKRELLEPSSKYQRVNASKATNVAAGSKPIVPAKVPKVASKSERKPFRNLTAVLLSKNLFKLTNNLPTKEPAPEEINVVTAHPIDGSTTTLVGEEREIMWAGETSLIRTAPAYSFYAPETHIAKGSFILHTSRDILEYLQQWLSVAYPLSKLDFVALPSLLDDLSSSLGLIVCRTSFLNEPNSISAKEYHMSVVKISEGIVKQYFGGLISPKAWKHKWLWEGLIRYLSRFLLSTIQPLWPMKELFLIDTLTKALDIDALQGWDSISAGASDTGDNDPFFVDKSASLLSMLQSAIGERNFRQCLGKFLRTYQFQTAEPADLWVLCAKQVNNSRFVKEMMIQWTNAAAFPLLNVTLNGTSLTVHQTDFRPAEYLAIYDEPMEEIEGDETAGGRSTITTTTTTTTIAPTGDTKAGSRWIFPVHYTTDVLNGNGTAHEDIEQHEQQSSLSVWLNSSEAVITLNHTPEWVKLNYGQTGYYRVLYDETNLNKLVNQLHTNNEVFSTQDRVGLVSDIFTLCHANLIPCHAAMELISYFPKEKEWGPIALGTNHLEKWRKILKYSECYLVLAEYVRQNLAKSIQTIGWEDAGEEETKLLRPVLMLSATLWEETDTIKFAKSLVSNFTANSVPIPPNLRSVAYIGSVLSGEFQYWQFCWDRYMAVRRERSSVLEERMELLRALGVTKDAWLQNRLLSHVITLPVFEIVQVLDAIAGTPTGGAMACRFLQAKWFDFQSKLGRGTVQFARVISAITQYGSTKFDYDELKSLVNRFGDGPGLKLLNMTLSTVAANVEWVSRSQASIYSWIENKYHF
- the LOC126577918 gene encoding aminopeptidase N isoform X2 codes for the protein MKRRNDYKVAMAESVELEPLGGMDKLSETTDSKKRNGINKFGGDSSSRPVRDGVAVCSQKRALLVTAIVLGTLLATALVIAYAGPQTVCPCAGKIPPGYVPDGYNSSEPFQPIATNGQPFPWLLPTLPNNVKPNRYILTIHPNLTTLDVKGQVSIELYVEKETNFVVLHAQDLNITEKALVGPKGFALKILRMLEYTPRQQLYIETREKLRKKANYTLSIRWHSKMILDQFEGDFDMKKTLAATVLKPGSTRKAFPCFDEPHLRAAFKISLFRDRFHIGLSNSIVQDTDDVGFYMGTGLLRDDFAETPPLPPDSVSWVISDFKRELLEPSSKYQRVNASKATNVAAGSKPIVPAKVPKVASKSERKPFRNLTAVLLSKNLFKLTNNLPTKEPAPEEINVVTAHPIDGSTTTLVGEEREIMWAGETSLIRTAPAYSFYAPETHIAKGSFILHTSRDILEYLQQWLSVAYPLSKLDFVALPSLLDDLSSSLGLIVCRTSFLNEPNSISAKEYHMSVVKISEGIVKQYFGGLISPKAWKHKWLWEGLIRYLSRFLLSTIQPLWPMKELFLIDTLTKALDIDALQGWDSISAGASDTGDNDPFFVDKSASLLSMLQSAIGERNFRQCLGKFLRTYQFQTAEPADLWVLCAKQVNNSRFVKEMMIQWTNAAAFPLLNVTLNGTSLTVHQTDFRPAEYLAIYDEPMEEIEGDETAGGRSTITTTTTTTTIAPTGDTKAGSRWIFPVHYTTDVLNGNGTAHEDIEQHEQQSSLSVWLNSSEAVITLNHTPEWVKLNYGQTGYYRVLYDETNLNKLVNQLHTNNEVFSTQDRVGLVSDIFTLCHANLIPCHAAMELISYFPKEKEWGPIALGTNHLEKWRKILKYSECYLVLAEYVRQNLAKSIQTIGWEDAGEEETKLLRPVLMLSATLWEETDTIKFAKSLVSNFTANSVPIPPNLRSVAYIGSVLSGEFQYWQFCWDRYMAVRRERSSVLEERMELLRALGVTKDAWLQNRLLSHVITLPVFEIVQVLDAIAGTPTGGAMACRFLQAKWFDFQSKLGRGTVQFARVISAITQYGSTKFDYDELKSLVNRFGDGPGLKLLNMTLSTVAANVEWVSRSQASIYSWIENKYHF